The Humidesulfovibrio mexicanus DNA window CCCGCGAGACCCTGGACGCGGCCCGTGCCTGGCGCGCGCTGCTCGACCGGGGCGGGGCCATGTTCCTGACCATGGCCGGGGCCATGAGCACCGCCGAGATCGGCGTGAGCCTGGCGGAGATGATCCGCCAGGGCAAGGTGAGCGCCATCTGCTGCACGGCGGCAAACCTGGAGGAGGACCTCTTCAACCTCTTCAATCACGACGAGTACAAGATGGTGCCCGGCTACCGCGACCTTTCGCCCCAGGACGAGCACGCCTTGTACGAACAGGGCTTCAACCGCGTCACCGATACCTGCATCCCCGAGGGCGTGTTCCGGCAGGTGCAGGCCCGCATGACCGCCCTGTGGCGCGAGGCCGCCGAAAAGAACGAGCCGCGCTTCCCCTTTGAGTTCATCTACGCACTGTTGGACGAGCCCGGCGTCCCGGAGCTGTTCCAGGTTCCGGCGGAGCATTCCTGGGTGCTGGCGGCCAAGAACAAGGGCCTGCCCATCTACACCCCCGGCTGGGAGGACTGCACCCTGGGCAACATCTTCGTGTCCGAGGTCATGCGCGGCAACCTGGCGCACCACGGGGCCGTGCGCCACGGCACGGAGCAGATGCAGCACCTGGCGCGCTGGTACACGGACATGGCCGCGCGCAAGGTTCCGGTGGGCTTCTTCCAGATCGGCGGCGGCATCGCCGGGGATTTCCCCATCTGCGTGGTGCCCATGCTCATTCAGGACATGGAGTTGGAGCAGACGCCCTTTTGGGCCTATTTCGCCCAGATCGGCGACAGCACCACCAGCTACGGCTCCTATTCCGGGGCCGTGCCCAACGAGAAGATCACCTGGGGCAAGCTCGATGCGGACACCCCACGCTTCATGATCAATTCCGACGCGGCCATCGTGGCGCCGCTCATCTTCTCCTACGTGCTGGGAGAGTAGCGGTCCTGGCCGGCCCTGGGGGCGCGGCCGCCTCCGGGTCCGGGCCGCACGGGGCCTGGCGCTGCCCGCTTGGAAAACGTCCGCCGCTTGTGTATGGAGTCCGAAAGGACGGCCCGGCCACCCGGCCGGGAGCACCACGCACCCAAGCAGGCAGGCCCCCGCCGCAGCAGGACTCCGCATGAAGTTCATCCCGGCCCAGCTCGCCACTCTGTTCCAGGACGGGGCCTCCCACCGCAACATCCGCTTCCTGCTCAAGTTCTTGGGGATGCTGGTGGGCGTCATCGTCTTCTACAGCCTGCTCTTCCACTTCATCATGCAGTGGGAGGGGCGCGAGTTCTCCTGGGTCACGGGCTTCTACTGGACGCTTACGGTGATGAGCACCCTGGGCTTCGGGGACATCACCTTCACCAGCGACCTGGGGCGGCTGTTCTCCATCGTGGTGCTTCTGACCGGCATCATCTTCCTCCTGGTGATGCTGCCCTTCACCTTCATCCAGTTCTTCTACGCACCCTGGCTGGAGGCGCACTCCCGCTCCCTGGCCCCGCGCGAGCTGCCCCCGGCCACCAGCGGCCACGTGCTGATCATCGGCGCGGACCCCACGGCCCTGAACCTGGCGCGGAAGATGCGCCAGTACGGCCACGCCTACGCCCTGCTCTGCCCGGACGTGCAGAGCGCCTTGGCCCTGCACGACCAGGGCTACGCCGTGGTGGTGGGCGAGCACGACGACGCCGAAACCTACCGCAGGCTCAGGGCCGAAAGCGCGGCCCTGGTGGTGGCCCTCGACAGCGACGTGCGCAATACCAGCATCGCCTTCACCGTGCGCGAGGTGAGCCAGCACACGCCCATCCTCGGCAAGGTGGACCAGGACGAGTCCCAGGACATTCTGACCCTGGCGGGCTGCACCCACGTGTTCCCGTTCACCTCCATGCTGGGGCAGGCCATCGCCAGGCGCAGTCTGGGCGGCGAGCGGCGCTCGGGCGTCATCGGGCGTTTTTCCAGCCTCGTGGTGGCCGAAAGCCCGGTCATGGGCTCGCGGCTGGAGGGCAAGACCCTGCGCCAGTGCGGCCTGCGCAAGGCGGTGGGGGTGAACGTGGTGGGCTTTTGGGAGCGCGGGCGTTTTTCCCTGCCCGAGCCGGACCTGCCCCTGCACTCGGGCATGGTGCTGGTCATCGCGGGCGACGAGGAGCAGATCCGCTCCTACGACGCCTTTGCCGGGGCCCCTGCCAAAAACGACGCTCCGGTGATCATCCTGGGCGGGGGCAGGGTGGGCAGGGCCGCGGCCGAGCAGCTGCTCCAGCAGGGCCAGGACTACCGCGTGGTGGAGAAAAGCCCCAGGCAGACGGGGCCGCAGGAGCGCCTGGTGGCGGGCAACGCCGCCGACCTGGAGGTGCTGGAGCGGGCGGGCATCCGCCAGGCCCCGGCCGTGCTCATCACCACCCACGACAACGACATGAACATGTACCTGACCATCTACTGCCGCCGCCTGCGGCCGGACATGCAGATCATCAGCCGGGCCACCCTGGACCGCAACATCGGCGCGCTGCACAACGCCGGGGCCGACCTGGTCATCTCCCACGCCTCGCTGGTGGCCAACACCGTGGTCAATCTGCTGAGCCCGGGCAAGGTGCTCATGCTGAGCGAGGGCATCAACATCTTCCGCACGCCTGTGCCCGAGGGCCTGGCCGACAAGACCCTGCTTGAGAGCAACATCCGCGACGAGACGGGGTGCAGCGTGGTGGCGGTGGA harbors:
- a CDS encoding deoxyhypusine synthase family protein — translated: MTSVSAFMDTNFRHFNARETLDAARAWRALLDRGGAMFLTMAGAMSTAEIGVSLAEMIRQGKVSAICCTAANLEEDLFNLFNHDEYKMVPGYRDLSPQDEHALYEQGFNRVTDTCIPEGVFRQVQARMTALWREAAEKNEPRFPFEFIYALLDEPGVPELFQVPAEHSWVLAAKNKGLPIYTPGWEDCTLGNIFVSEVMRGNLAHHGAVRHGTEQMQHLARWYTDMAARKVPVGFFQIGGGIAGDFPICVVPMLIQDMELEQTPFWAYFAQIGDSTTSYGSYSGAVPNEKITWGKLDADTPRFMINSDAAIVAPLIFSYVLGE
- a CDS encoding potassium channel family protein gives rise to the protein MKFIPAQLATLFQDGASHRNIRFLLKFLGMLVGVIVFYSLLFHFIMQWEGREFSWVTGFYWTLTVMSTLGFGDITFTSDLGRLFSIVVLLTGIIFLLVMLPFTFIQFFYAPWLEAHSRSLAPRELPPATSGHVLIIGADPTALNLARKMRQYGHAYALLCPDVQSALALHDQGYAVVVGEHDDAETYRRLRAESAALVVALDSDVRNTSIAFTVREVSQHTPILGKVDQDESQDILTLAGCTHVFPFTSMLGQAIARRSLGGERRSGVIGRFSSLVVAESPVMGSRLEGKTLRQCGLRKAVGVNVVGFWERGRFSLPEPDLPLHSGMVLVIAGDEEQIRSYDAFAGAPAKNDAPVIILGGGRVGRAAAEQLLQQGQDYRVVEKSPRQTGPQERLVAGNAADLEVLERAGIRQAPAVLITTHDNDMNMYLTIYCRRLRPDMQIISRATLDRNIGALHNAGADLVISHASLVANTVVNLLSPGKVLMLSEGINIFRTPVPEGLADKTLLESNIRDETGCSVVAVDSGQGLRINPDPGLPLRRGAELLLVGDSASEQRYLERFGGGEG